cGAAACGCTGAACAaacggttatcctctacgggcacgagtcctggacaatgcttgcggaggatcaacgcgcactaggtgtttttgaacggaaggtgttgcgaaccatcttcggcggagtacagatggaagacggacgtggagaaggcgaattaACCaatcctcgtccaaacggccaaggtcgggcagttacggtgggccgggcatgttgttagaatgtcggagaacaacccggttaaaatgatcctcgataatgatccgaccggtagaAGAAgtagaggcgcgcagcgggcaagatgtatcgatcaaattgacgacgacctgcggacccttcgcagctaccgaggctggcggtgaACAGTcatgaactgagttgaatggagatGCCTCCTGTATACAACAGAGACCCGCGTGATCTACggctgaaagagtaagagtaagtacgTACACCTTTACTAAGATACCCTGTATCCAGTCGACCGGAAAAGTTGCGGTGtcccaaatattacgaaatagatTGTACAACAGTTGAGCGGATGTCATGGAGTCATGGGGCTTTGTTCGATTTCATGCTTTGAATGGCCGTTTGTATCCCCAGCAATTGCGGAGCCTCGGTATTCACGCGTGTGATACGCCTGACCCTAGGCGGGTCATGCCGAGGTGATGGTGGCCTGGCTGGCACTTGGAAAAGTTGACGGGCCGAATATATGGCTCCTCGGGTTTTGGATCGCTAAATTGCGGTTTTGGCTCCTCTTCGCTCCTCTATTTTCGTCCAGGTCTCATCAGTGATCCATTGCTTTCTCTGGGTGCGCAGTTCACCCAGATTATTCTCGCTGGTGACGATGAAGGCATTCTTAATGGCAGTCCATTGGTCTTCCACGCTGCCACCCTCCGGAATGTCTGCAGCACGAGTCTGCAGTTCCACAGTGAAGGACCTTTTCACTGTGGTATCATACAGTCGGCGTGTGTTATACCGCCGTCCAACTCGCTCCTCTTGTCGACGAATACGCGCAGCACGCAGACGTATTTCGCCGATGATGAGGTGGTGGTCAGACGCGATATCGGCACTAGGTTTATTCCGCACATCAAGAAGGCTCCGTTTCCACTTTCGGCTGATGCAGATGTGGTCAATTTGATTTTCGGTAAAGCCACGTGCACAAGGTCCGGTCGATGGGGGAAGAGCGATTCCCCGATCACCATGTCGTTATTGCCACAGAATACTGCAAACAGCTCTCCGTTTTCGCTCATTTCTCCGAGACCATGGCGCCCCATAATACGCTCATAGTTCGAGTTATCGAATCCGTTCTTCGCGTTGAAGTCGCCCATACAGATCATGATGTCGCCCTTCGGAATTCTATCTACTGTGGCATTGAGTTGACTGTAGAAGTTCTTTTTGTCTTGCAGGTCGGTAGCATCGGTTGGGGCGTATGTTTGGATTATAGTGAGGTTTCGAACCCTTGTTCTGAACCTGGCAACGATTATCCTTTCACTTATAGGCTCCCACTTCATAAGCGCAGAGTGTGCCTGGGCGCTCAGTAGGAAGCCAACTCCACGGTGCCGGGGAGCGTGTTCGCCTCGTAGGCCAGAGTATAGCAGAATTTGTCCCGATGGTATTCTGTGTTCTCCAAAGTTCGGCCAACGGACTTCACTGAGTCTTAGGATCTCAAGTTTCATTCGACGCGCTTCGTTGGTAAGTTGTGCCAGTTTACCCTGCAGGGCTAGGGTTAAAACGTTCCATGTTCCTATTCGTTTCCGTTGTTTCACGCTAAATGTCGTTGCCGTTAAATCAGTCCGTAATCTTTCATTATCGGTTTCTCGAACAAAGTTTAAGTTTCGAGAACAGTAGGTTGTTGGCCCTAGGTTCCCTGTCCTCCGGGACGGGGCTGCCGTCTTAGGTATAGCTTCCGGGGAAAAGCATTTcttattcagccgctggatgccaggacagacgctgtttgagccGCACCTCCTTGATGAACAGATGCTCGGTCACATCCTAGgcagcagtcacgtacccagagggggggtccatggggcccgggcccctcccgaaatcaaaaacagatatataaatattcagaaggtctcagacaataatgtaatacaataacagttccagtggaaaagttttaagtgtctgttaaaaacacccgtaaaaggcacaccgagaattagctacataagcaatcttcagtaacattatttttcttatctttgggcccctcccgaaacgaaattctgggtacgggcctgctagGCAGGCCCCGTAGGTCGCACCCCCTCACTCTAGCTGATGTCAGAAGGACAAC
This genomic window from Malaya genurostris strain Urasoe2022 chromosome 1, Malgen_1.1, whole genome shotgun sequence contains:
- the LOC131425730 gene encoding craniofacial development protein 2-like; this encodes MTCSYRANNNANPLNSAALQGKLAQLTNEARRMKLEILRLSEVRWPNFGEHRIPSGQILLYSGLRGEHAPRHRGVGFLLSAQAHSALMKWEPISERIIVARFRTRVRNLTIIQTYAPTDATDLQDKKNFYSQLNATVDRIPKGDIMICMGDFNAKNGFDNSNYERIMGRHGLGEMSENGELFAVFCGNNDMVIGESLFPHRPDLVHVALPKIKLTTSASAESGNGAFLMCGINLVPISRLTTTSSSAKYVCVLRVFVDKRSELDGGITHADYIPEGGSVEDQWTAIKNAFIVTSENNLGELRTQRKQWITDETWTKIEERRGAKTAI